ATTTTTTCCCTTCCAATAGAGATTGAGGATGTTTTGGTGTTCAAAATTTCCCTCTTCTGTGACGTTCCAGAATCCTTGGATTTCTTCTTCCGGTACAATCGAGCTAAATTCAGAATGTTGCCAAAGGTAAAACTTTCCTTCTTCTCCTTCGGAATCTGCATCCTCCGCACTGGCAATGCCTCCCGACTCCAAAGTCATATCTCTTCTAATATAATTTACAATTTCTCTGATTACATCTAAAAAGAAGGAATCACCAGTCGCCTTATAAAGTAAAGATAGTGCTTCTACATATAAGGAATTGTCATACAACATCTTTTCAAAATGAGGTACAAGCCATTCATGATCAGTCGAATAACGGCAAATTCCGCCACCTACTTGGTCGTAAATCCCACCAAACTTCATCGCATAAGCTGTGTTAAAGGCCATCTCCAATGCCCGAGGTTCTTTTTTTCGTAAACTGTATTCCACAAGAAAGCAAAGAGCCATACTGGGAGGAAATTTATTTACTGTATTTGTTTTGAATCCAAAATATTCTTTATCATAAACTTGTAGATACCTTTCAAAATTTTTTTCAATGATTTCTGTTCCAGGAACCTTTCCCCCATTGGTTCTTGTTTCGTTGTCTCGCAAATAATTTGTTAAATCTTCGGCAGCGGAGATGAGTTCTCCCCTTTGGTTTTTCCATGCTTCCGAAACCAGGCGCAGAACTTCTTTGAAACTACGTTTTCCGTAGCGATTTTCAGGAGGAAAATAGGTACCTCCGAGAATAGGTTCTTTCCTAGGAGTGAGAAACATATTGAGAGGCCAACCACCTTGGGTTCCCATCGCATGCAGAGCATCCATATAAATTTTATCGATGTCTGGTCTTTCTTCTCTGTCTAACTTAATGCATACGAAATCACGGTTTAAGACTTCTGCTGTAGAATCATCTTCAAATGATTCCCGTTCCATCACATGGCACCAGTGGCAAGTCGAATATCCAATGGACAAAAGGATGACTTTATCCTCCTTTTGGGCTTTTTCGAAGGCTTCCGTTCCCCAGGGAAACCAATCTACGGGATTGTGTGCATGTTGTAACAGGTAAGGACTTTTTTCATGGACCAGACGATTCGGTTTTTTCGACATATTTGCCACAATGCACTCCCAGAAACTAACGTTTCTCCACGTAGCTTTTTACATTTTAGGTTGATTGACAACATTGATTTTTTCATCTTGTCTGAGTAAGGGGTTTAAGAAGTTTCCATTGAATCATAACATTTTTACTACCCCAGGTTTTTTCATAAATTCTCGAAAGTTGACCAGTTGGTTAATATCTTTTAGTCTTCTTAGTTTCCCTATTTTTGCGGAATCAGACTTTGAAGAGGATGTGAAACGGATGCAACTTTCCCAGTGGGAAAACGGCAATACAATCCCAGATTCTCTCCAATCGGCGAGCAATGGTCAAAGAAAACTACGCCTCACCATTTCACAAGCAATCGAACAGGTGATTGAAAACAATACAATTGTTCAAAATGCAAAATTGGAGATTGTGAAAGCAGACAGTCCCGAATGGAAAAATGAATCCAAATTCAGTTGGAAGGCATTGGCAAGTATCCAATCAGCTAAACAACTTTTTCCCGATAACCGAAACAATATCTTTGCCGGAACCATTCGTTCTCAAGATAAAATCTCTGCTGGGATCGAAAAACAATTCAAAACCGGAACTTATTTCAAAACAGAAATCAGCACCATTCGTTACGATGTGAACGCTTTTGAATCTTCAAATTCACAGACCGCTGGATTTGCAAGTCTGCTTGCAGCTCCTCCAATGTATACGGGTGCTCTTTCTGCTACACTTTCTCAAGAACTCCTCAAATATGGATTTGGCAAAAACGAAGAAGACAAAGAAAAACTTCTCAAAAACCAAACCTTACTTTTACGAGAAAACTATATCAATATCTTAACTCAACTGGTAGTAAAGATTCTCGTCGATTACTGGTCCCTTAGCATTGTGGATTCGCGCATTGCTACTTACGAAAAAGTTTCTAAAAACACCGAAGAGATCCGTCGTCTGACCGTACGCAAAACGGGTCTTGGACTTTCAGAAGGATTTGAAGTCAACCAATGGAACCAGGCCTATTTACGAACTCAGTCATTACTCGAAAAAGCAAAAGTAGATCGTATTGAAGCCGAAAGAAATTTAGTTCGGATTCTCAATGTAGATGCAGGCTCTTCCATTGAAGGAGTTACAGACTTAAGTGAAACCTTACCTACAGGAATCGATTTAAAAGCTGACAAAGAATATGCACTTTCCCATAGGACAGATTATCTCATCTTAAAAAGAGAAAGAGAAATTGCCAAACTTGCTTTAAACACAGCTCTTGCAGAAGATGATCCTTCTCTCCTTGCCACGTTTTCTTATAGTTCGATTGGGCAAAATTTCCTTTCCCCTCAGGACAATTTTATTGCTCGTCAAAGAGGAATTACCTCTTTCAATTACCCGCAAATTGTAGCTGAGTTAAAGATGTCTTATCCTCTCTGGGATTTAGGGATTAAAGCGGGAATTCGAGATGCAGAAACCAATCTCAAAGTAAACGAGATGAAAATTCAAAACTTGGAACAAGAAATTACCCAAGAAATTGACAATCGCCATGAGGCACTGATTGCAAGCCATTCCCTTTTGAAAGACCTAATGAAAACCCGCAGAGAAACAGAAATCTTTTATAATGGGCTTATGGAACGATTTCGCCAAGGCCGTTATACGGCTGTTAATGTAAAAAATGCCCTGGATAGTTTGGCAAACGTGGAGCTTGCTGTAACACAAGCAAAGATCAATTTTAATATTAATTTAGTTCGTTATGAGTTGGCAAAAAATGCTCTTTTTGAGAAATATGGACTCGATCTCTATTCTATCTTGGAAGAAGTCGAAAAGAGAGCCAAACAAGAAACTGACAAATTATGAAAGTTTATCCCAAAGAGCGAAAAGAGGAGATGGTTCGTTACAGACGGACCTTCCACCAGTTCCCAGAACTCAAATATGAAGAAAGGGAAACTGCTTCGTTTGTCCAGGCTCATCTAGAATCTTTAGGATTTCAGGTGGAATCGGGGATTGCGGAAACTGGCCTTGTGGCTCTTTTTGATTCAGGCATTCCAGGAAATACTGTCCTTGTACGTGCTGATATGGACGCCCTTCCCATCCATGAAGAAAACACCCACGAATACAAAAGTAAAACCCCCGGAAAGATGCATGCCTGTGGCCATGATGGACATACAAGCATCCTTATGGCCCTTTCTTCCGAACTAAAAACTGCATTTTCAGAATTTGTCCCGAAAGGTCGTGTCCTCCTCTGTTTCCAACCCGCTGAAGAAGGTGGCTCGGGAGCCGATCGTATGATTGCCTCAGGAATTTTAGATCGGTACCAAGTGGATTCCGTCTTTGCCCTTCATGTTTGGAATCATATTGATCTCGGCAAAGTTGGCGTTGTGAACGGAACCATGATGGCTTCGGTGGATGAATTCAAAATCACAGTCAATGGGACCTCTGGCCATGGAGCTATGCCCCAACATACGGTAGATCCCATTGTCGTTGGTTCCTATTTGGTAACCACCTTACAAACATTAGTGTCTCGAAACGTTGATCCATTAGAACCTTGTGTAGTGACCGTGGGATCCTTTCATTCAGGAAATGCTTTTAATGTGATTCCCGAAACCGCCACTCTTCACGGAACTGTAAGAACCTATTCCAAGTCAGTTTATGAAATGATTCCGAAACGGATGGAGTCACTTGTAGAACAAGTTGCCGCTGGCTTCGGTGCTAAAATTGACTTTGAGTACAATCGCGTCGACAAACCCACCATCAATGATCCTGCAATGGCTGATATCGTAAGAACCGCCGCAAAGAATGTTCTCGGAGAAGATTCACTTACAGAAGAAAATACTCGGACCATGGGAGGTGAAGATTTTTCTGCTTTTCTTATGGAACGCCCTGGCTGTTATTTTTTTATCGGATCTAGAAATGAATCCAAGGGACTTGTTCACCCGCACCATAGCTCTTTTTTTGATTTCGATGAAGATGCCCTTCCCATTGGCCTTGCCGTCATGAAAGAAGTCATCAAAACCTACCTTTTAAATTCTAAATAAAGAAAATTCCTCTTGTCCTTTTTATCCCCCGTCTCATTAGTTAGACATCTAACCATTTCAGAGGATTCATATGATTTCATTCGAAGAAGTAGACGGAACCGGTTTTATCCGATTAGGAATCAATGACAAGAACAGTTTTTCTAACGAATCGTTTTTGGCATTGAAAAAGGCAATCCAATCGGCAAAGGAATCTAATTCCAAAGTTATTGTTTTAAAAAGTGATTCGCCTGGTAGTTTTTCTTTGGGCCTTGATTTAACGACTGTCAGTACGATGGATATGTCGAAAGACCTTGCACCTTTTTTAAGTCTGTTTTATGAGAATTTAAAGGGATTGTATACACTTCCTGTTCCCACCATTGCGGAAATTTCTGGTCATGCTCTCGGTTACGGTGCGATGTTGGCCCTTGTTTGCGACTACCGTTTTGTCACAGAAGACATTCGTTTTGGATTGCCGGAAGTAAAAATTGGAATCCAAGTTCCTTCCTTTATTTATGCACTCATGGGAGAAGCTGTAGGATATGATGCAGCAAAAAGGCATGTTTTATTAGGTGATGCTTTCAAAGCAAAAGAGATGCCCACTTTGTTTGAAGAGATTGTCGAAACAGAAGAAGATTTAAAGAAAAAATCTAAGTCTTTGCAAACTAAACTAAAAAAGAATTCTCTATCTGCCATGAAGGATACAAAATCAGGAATTTTGTCTGTCCAAAAAAATCTATTGGCGCTGATTGAAACAGATATCAAGGCAACCATCCAAAGTATCCAATCCAAAGATGCGCAGGAAGGAATTTCCGCTTCTGTGCAAGTAAGAAGACCTGTTTTTACTTCTTAAGGATTCCCTTCTTTTCGTTTAACTTTCTTTTTTATTTCGTATGTGTTTGTAAATTTGATCGAGGATAGGATACAAAATATCCTCGTTTTCTTTTGAGATTCCCCAGGTTTGTAAGGAAAGAAGTTTTGCCGAAATCGTAACTATCTTTTGGCGAATTTTTTTCCCATCCTTTGATAACAAAAGAGCCCATTCCCTTCCATCGCTTGGAGAAGGATTTCTTTCCACAAGACCTTCCTTTACCAAACGATTGACAAGTACGGTGCACGTTGGCTTTGTTTTTTCTATGGTTTTGGCAATTTGAGTCATATTGATAGGGACAGAACTTCGCAAAAGAAAAGTTAAGATCTCAAAATGGGAAGTGGTCAGTCCAGGATAACCTAACTTTTCCATCTCTAAACGTACAATTTCTGCAATTTCGGAACTGATCCGATCAAAATAACGAACCGATCGGAACCGTTTGGGAAGTTCTCTAGTCATAATGGAGAGACTTGTCTATCAATGGATTTATCCTTTATGCCTTTAACGCTTCAATATCGGAAATTTCTTTCGGGATGGATTCGGTTAGGTTGACCGGTGATTTTCCATGAATCAGAATGTCATCTTCAATACGGATTCCAATCCCTCGAAATTCTTTAGGTATGGTCTCATCTGCCGGATCAAAATACAGTCCAGGTTCCACGGTGACCACCTGACCATCTTTCAGTGGTCTTGATTTTCCTTCTAAAAAATACCTTCCCACATCATGGACATCCATTCCCAGATAATGGCCTGTTCTATGCATATAGAACTTTCTGTAGGTTCCCTTTTCGATGATCTCGTCTAAACTCCCTTTTAAAAAACCCATTTCTCGCAAACAATCGGAGAGGAAACGAACTGTTTTTTCATGAACTTCATTGAAGGGAGTTCCGACCACAGAATTACGAATTGCATTTTTTTGCGCATAAAGAACAATTTCATACACTGTCTTTTGAGCCTCGGTGAATTTTTTTCCGACTGGAAAAACCCGGGTCACATCAGCTGTATAATAATTCCATTCTGCACCCGAATCCACAAGAACCAAATCCCCATCCTTTAGAATGTCATCGTTACTTACATAATGAAGGATACATGCGTTTTTGCCTGCAGCAACGATATGACCGTACCCACCACCGATGGATCCATACTTTAGATATTCCAAATCGAGAAGTGCTTCCAACTCGTATTCGTACATTCCCGGTTTACTTTCTCGCATAATGCGCATATGACCAAGTTTAGTCACTTCTGCTGCATTTTTGAGGAGGGAGATTTCTTCTTTCGATTTGGTTAATCTTTCTTCGTGTAAAAAATTGGGATGTTCGATACGGTGTGGACCAAACTTTCCTTCTCGCGCCCTTTCCGAAAGGTTGCGACATTCCGTAATCAGTTCTCGGTCTCGGTCTGGATTCTCTCCAAAAAAATAATACAAAGTGTGGTTCCCGATAAGAATTGCAGATTTTTCTTTTTCCCAGTCCGTTAGGTCATAGGAAAAATCCAAACCTAACATCGATTTGATTTTTTCTTTTCCTAGTCGAATCCCAGTCCAAATTTCTTTTTCTTTATCCTTAGGTAAACAAAACATTCCAACCACTTCATTTGTGATGACAAGGATAGAATCTTCTTCTGTGATTCCGGTTAAATAATAAAAGTCTGAGTTTTGGCGGAATTTATATTCCACATCCCTATTTCTGATCTTATGGCTTGATGCAAAAAGCAAAAAGACCTCACCTTTTTTTAATTTCTTTTGGATGTTTGTAATCCGACTGCGGTAAACCTTTCCAGTATAATCTTTTGTTTTTTTATCAGGTAATTTCATGGTTTGATGACTTCCTCTAGGGCTTCAAAGATACGAACAGGGTTTTGATCCATCATACAACGGAAATGTCCTTCAGGACAAATCCGACCTCCATGGATCCCGCAAGGCCTACAAATTAGACCTTGGACTTCCATAATTTTATGTTTATCAGAAAGACTTCCATATCCAAAAGCGGGAATCGTTGCTCCATACAACATCACAGTGGGCGTATTAAAGGCGGAAGCAAAATGAATCGGACTGGAATCATTGGAAATGATGGCTTTGGATTTTTCAATCCAAACCATAAGCTCTTTTAAACTTGTTTTACCAATCAAAGATAACAAACGACTGCGTTCCCGAAGTTGTAAAGGTTCGGTTTTCATGAGTCGAAAGATTGTACTTTCAATTTCTAAATCTGCTTTACTACCAATTAGAATGACTGTTTCTTTTCGTTTGCGAAGGATTTGCGTGATTACACTTACAAATTTTTCTTCCGGCATTCGTTTCGTTTCCCAAAGAGAAGATGGTGCAATTAAAATATAACCCTCTTCATTGGATAAGATTTCTTTCTTTTTTATGAAAAAGGATTCTTCTTCGGTTGCGCCAGGATATAAATAAGGTCTTCTTTCTCTTCCAATTGGAAAATCATATTCTTCAAATAATAGGGAAAATAGTTTTTCTACTTCATGAGGGCCTTGTTTGGGTCTTTGTACAGTCTTCGTATGTAAAAAAGAAAAACCCGACTCTTTATAGCCGATTCGAATGGGAGCTTTTGTTAAATAAGATAACAAACTGGATCGAAAAGAAAAATGGGCTGAGTATACCTTACTAAATTCTTCCTTTTTTAATAAACCAGCAAAATGTAAAAACGCAAACGGATTCTTTTTAATCCGTTTTTTATCCAAAGACCAAACCTTTGTTATATCGGGGTTATTGTCCAATACAGTCTCGGTGCCAGAATTCACTAACACATGTACTTCCGCTCCCGGATGTTCCGTTTTCACAGCATGGAAAAACGAAGTCGATAGGATTAGGTCTCCGAGGAAGGCTGTTTGGATGATCAGTATTTTTTCGGGCATCACTCTCTTTCTAGTATCGACACAAAGTTGTTAGTAGCAAGTCCACCTATACTTTGTGCTACTGCCAACCGCTTTTCCGGCCATTCCTCAAAGAAGCGGCAAAGTTCGACAATTTGTGCTAGTCCCGAGGCTCCCACCGGATGGCCTCTTGATTTAAGACCTCCGGATGAATTGATGGGGATTTCCCCTTTCGGATGAGTGAGCCCCGCTTTGACCTGAAACAGAGCCTCTCCTCGTTTGAAAAATCCTGCATCTTCCGCACCTACAAGCTCAAAAGGAGTGAATGCGTCGTGTAGTTCGGCAAAATCGATGTCCGCTGGGCTGACTCCTGCTTCTTC
The sequence above is drawn from the Leptospira sp. WS4.C2 genome and encodes:
- a CDS encoding MarR family winged helix-turn-helix transcriptional regulator, with the translated sequence MTRELPKRFRSVRYFDRISSEIAEIVRLEMEKLGYPGLTTSHFEILTFLLRSSVPINMTQIAKTIEKTKPTCTVLVNRLVKEGLVERNPSPSDGREWALLLSKDGKKIRQKIVTISAKLLSLQTWGISKENEDILYPILDQIYKHIRNKKES
- the waaF gene encoding lipopolysaccharide heptosyltransferase II, whose protein sequence is MPEKILIIQTAFLGDLILSTSFFHAVKTEHPGAEVHVLVNSGTETVLDNNPDITKVWSLDKKRIKKNPFAFLHFAGLLKKEEFSKVYSAHFSFRSSLLSYLTKAPIRIGYKESGFSFLHTKTVQRPKQGPHEVEKLFSLLFEEYDFPIGRERRPYLYPGATEEESFFIKKKEILSNEEGYILIAPSSLWETKRMPEEKFVSVITQILRKRKETVILIGSKADLEIESTIFRLMKTEPLQLRERSRLLSLIGKTSLKELMVWIEKSKAIISNDSSPIHFASAFNTPTVMLYGATIPAFGYGSLSDKHKIMEVQGLICRPCGIHGGRICPEGHFRCMMDQNPVRIFEALEEVIKP
- a CDS encoding M20 family metallopeptidase; its protein translation is MKVYPKERKEEMVRYRRTFHQFPELKYEERETASFVQAHLESLGFQVESGIAETGLVALFDSGIPGNTVLVRADMDALPIHEENTHEYKSKTPGKMHACGHDGHTSILMALSSELKTAFSEFVPKGRVLLCFQPAEEGGSGADRMIASGILDRYQVDSVFALHVWNHIDLGKVGVVNGTMMASVDEFKITVNGTSGHGAMPQHTVDPIVVGSYLVTTLQTLVSRNVDPLEPCVVTVGSFHSGNAFNVIPETATLHGTVRTYSKSVYEMIPKRMESLVEQVAAGFGAKIDFEYNRVDKPTINDPAMADIVRTAAKNVLGEDSLTEENTRTMGGEDFSAFLMERPGCYFFIGSRNESKGLVHPHHSSFFDFDEDALPIGLAVMKEVIKTYLLNSK
- a CDS encoding thioredoxin domain-containing protein; this encodes MSKKPNRLVHEKSPYLLQHAHNPVDWFPWGTEAFEKAQKEDKVILLSIGYSTCHWCHVMERESFEDDSTAEVLNRDFVCIKLDREERPDIDKIYMDALHAMGTQGGWPLNMFLTPRKEPILGGTYFPPENRYGKRSFKEVLRLVSEAWKNQRGELISAAEDLTNYLRDNETRTNGGKVPGTEIIEKNFERYLQVYDKEYFGFKTNTVNKFPPSMALCFLVEYSLRKKEPRALEMAFNTAYAMKFGGIYDQVGGGICRYSTDHEWLVPHFEKMLYDNSLYVEALSLLYKATGDSFFLDVIREIVNYIRRDMTLESGGIASAEDADSEGEEGKFYLWQHSEFSSIVPEEEIQGFWNVTEEGNFEHQNILNLYWKGKNPFIEGIHFKPEFLEKLESAKTKLLAYRSQRVRPLRDDKVLTSWNCLWIRALLLAYEVSGEKGYLSDAKNVYDFLTRKLVGADGSILRRYREGEAKYFGTLPDYAEFIWVSFKLFQLDENLEAYAKGKQSLEYLFSHFESKVGPFYESFHGNEDLLVRTMEGYDGVEPSGNSTILHLFHLLHSFGYKERDLLSKANSIFAYFLPELTQNSLSYPSMISAFQKFQYPSKEVLVVYKNKDPREVESIRNKLRELKDPNLVWLVLEESKAEVLGSELELLLGRDAGSGLRFYVCRNFTCELPKDNWEETLALIQQ
- a CDS encoding TolC family protein gives rise to the protein MQLSQWENGNTIPDSLQSASNGQRKLRLTISQAIEQVIENNTIVQNAKLEIVKADSPEWKNESKFSWKALASIQSAKQLFPDNRNNIFAGTIRSQDKISAGIEKQFKTGTYFKTEISTIRYDVNAFESSNSQTAGFASLLAAPPMYTGALSATLSQELLKYGFGKNEEDKEKLLKNQTLLLRENYINILTQLVVKILVDYWSLSIVDSRIATYEKVSKNTEEIRRLTVRKTGLGLSEGFEVNQWNQAYLRTQSLLEKAKVDRIEAERNLVRILNVDAGSSIEGVTDLSETLPTGIDLKADKEYALSHRTDYLILKREREIAKLALNTALAEDDPSLLATFSYSSIGQNFLSPQDNFIARQRGITSFNYPQIVAELKMSYPLWDLGIKAGIRDAETNLKVNEMKIQNLEQEITQEIDNRHEALIASHSLLKDLMKTRRETEIFYNGLMERFRQGRYTAVNVKNALDSLANVELAVTQAKINFNINLVRYELAKNALFEKYGLDLYSILEEVEKRAKQETDKL
- a CDS encoding aminopeptidase P N-terminal domain-containing protein, translated to MKLPDKKTKDYTGKVYRSRITNIQKKLKKGEVFLLFASSHKIRNRDVEYKFRQNSDFYYLTGITEEDSILVITNEVVGMFCLPKDKEKEIWTGIRLGKEKIKSMLGLDFSYDLTDWEKEKSAILIGNHTLYYFFGENPDRDRELITECRNLSERAREGKFGPHRIEHPNFLHEERLTKSKEEISLLKNAAEVTKLGHMRIMRESKPGMYEYELEALLDLEYLKYGSIGGGYGHIVAAGKNACILHYVSNDDILKDGDLVLVDSGAEWNYYTADVTRVFPVGKKFTEAQKTVYEIVLYAQKNAIRNSVVGTPFNEVHEKTVRFLSDCLREMGFLKGSLDEIIEKGTYRKFYMHRTGHYLGMDVHDVGRYFLEGKSRPLKDGQVVTVEPGLYFDPADETIPKEFRGIGIRIEDDILIHGKSPVNLTESIPKEISDIEALKA
- a CDS encoding enoyl-CoA hydratase/isomerase family protein is translated as MISFEEVDGTGFIRLGINDKNSFSNESFLALKKAIQSAKESNSKVIVLKSDSPGSFSLGLDLTTVSTMDMSKDLAPFLSLFYENLKGLYTLPVPTIAEISGHALGYGAMLALVCDYRFVTEDIRFGLPEVKIGIQVPSFIYALMGEAVGYDAAKRHVLLGDAFKAKEMPTLFEEIVETEEDLKKKSKSLQTKLKKNSLSAMKDTKSGILSVQKNLLALIETDIKATIQSIQSKDAQEGISASVQVRRPVFTS